In Carya illinoinensis cultivar Pawnee chromosome 10, C.illinoinensisPawnee_v1, whole genome shotgun sequence, one DNA window encodes the following:
- the LOC122280100 gene encoding protein BUD31 homolog 2-like — protein sequence MPKVKTNRVKYPEGWELIEPTLRELQAKMREAENDPHDGKRKCETLWPIFKIAHQKSRYLFDLYHRRKEISKELYEFCLDQGYADQALIAKWKKPGYERLCCLRCIQPRDHNFATTCVCRVPQHLREEKVIECVHCGCKGCASGD from the exons ATGCCAAAGGTGAAAACAAACCGTGTTAAATACCCAGAGGGCTGGGAATTAATTGAGCCTACTCTTCGTGAACTGCAAGCAAAGATGAGAGAAG CTGAGAATGATCCACATGACGGTAAGAGAAAATGTGAAACGTTATGGCCTATTTTTAAAATAGCACACCAGAAGAGTCGCTACTTATTTGACCTTTACCACCGGAGGAAGGAAATATCCAAGGAATTGTACGAGTTCTGTTTGGATCAAGGCTATGCTGATCAGGCTCTAATTGCGAAATGGAAAAAG CCGGGTTATGAACGTCTCTGCTGCTTGAGGTGCATCCAACCACGGGATCACAATTTTGCTACCACTTGTGTGTGCCGGGTGCCACAGCATCTGAGAGAGGAGAAGGTTATTGAATGTGTCCATTGTGGTTGTAAGGGCTGTGCAAGTGGGGATTGA